The Bos indicus x Bos taurus breed Angus x Brahman F1 hybrid chromosome 15, Bos_hybrid_MaternalHap_v2.0, whole genome shotgun sequence genome includes a window with the following:
- the MS4A3 gene encoding membrane-spanning 4-domains subfamily A member 3 isoform X1 translates to MASQEADPTELPAACAGEAPGSLGEAAAEDSSAYRPIGRSQNHPEVLRALGAVQILNGAVILALGGCMHALQNLSQASNYFFLLIVSTGYPIWGAIFFIVSGIVSTLAGKKPTKTLLETSMGLHTSSAVMALVGIVFLSMNLFANDPLLKSCQSSRPPDLCIYMEASSNGLVSLMLVLTLLEMCIACSVVALWLKANCWHLRKVGLFK, encoded by the exons ATGGCCTCCCAGGAAGCTGATCCTACCGAGCTGCCGGCAGCCTGTGCTGGCGAGGCCCCCGGAAGCCTGGGGGAGGCGGCGGCGGAGGACAGCTCCGCCTACCGGCCCATCGGCAGGTCACAGAACCACCCGGAGGTGCTGCGAGCTCTCGGG GCGGTCCAGATCCTGAATGGAGCAGTAATTCTGGCTCTGGGTGGCTGCATGCATGCCTTACAAAACTTGTCGCAGGCCTCCAATTACTTCTTTCTCTTGATTGTTTCTACAGGTTATCCCATATGGGGAGCTATATTT TTTATCGTTTCGGGAATTGTATCCACCTTAGCcgggaaaaaacccacaaaaacacTG CTGGAGACCAGCATGGGGTTGCACACCTCCAGTGCCGTCATGGCGCTAGTCGGGATTGTCTTTCTCTCAATGAATTTATTTGCTAACGACCCACTACTCAAGAGCTGTCAGTCTTCCCGGCCACCTGACTTGTGCATTTACATGGAAGCCTCTTCAAAC GGCCTCGTGTCACTGATGCTGGTCCTTACCTTGCTGGAAATGTGCATAGCATGCTCTGTTGTAGCCCTGTGGCTCAAAGCAAACTGCTGGCATTTAAGAAAGGTGGGTTTGTTTAAATGA